From a region of the Constantimarinum furrinae genome:
- the accB gene encoding acetyl-CoA carboxylase biotin carboxyl carrier protein: MELKDIQNLIKFVAKSGASEVKLETDDIKITIRTGDPESKGETTYIQQIPTMAAPQQPVAPPVDTAAAPVVKAAAAETSDENSKYITIKSPIIGTFYRKPAPDKPMFVEVGSDIKTGDVLCVIEAMKLFNEIESEISGKIVKILVDDASPVEFDQPLFLVDPS, encoded by the coding sequence ATGGAATTAAAGGATATTCAAAATTTAATAAAATTTGTGGCTAAATCTGGCGCAAGTGAGGTAAAATTAGAGACAGACGATATCAAGATCACAATTAGAACCGGTGATCCAGAAAGTAAAGGCGAAACAACCTATATTCAGCAAATTCCAACCATGGCCGCACCACAACAGCCTGTAGCTCCTCCGGTAGATACTGCAGCGGCACCCGTCGTTAAAGCCGCAGCTGCTGAAACTTCAGATGAAAACTCAAAATATATTACTATAAAATCGCCAATTATAGGTACTTTCTATAGAAAACCTGCACCCGATAAACCTATGTTTGTTGAGGTGGGAAGTGATATTAAAACCGGCGATGTTCTTTGTGTGATCGAGGCAATGAAGCTATTCAACGAAATTGAAAGCGAAATTTCCGGTAAGATCGTAAAAATCCTGGTTGACGACGCTTCACCCGTAGAATTTGACCAACCGTTATTTCTCGTAGACCCATCGTAA